The following nucleotide sequence is from Myxococcus stipitatus.
AGTACCCGGAGGCGGCGAAGAAGATCGCCTCCTGGCTGCTCAAGCGCTTCGCGGAGATGGGCAACGGCGTGTACCAGGAGTTCAACGACACGAGCGAAATCTCCAACCTGGGCCTGGGCGCGCTGGACTACTCGTCGTTCGCCTCGCGCAACGTGATGAAGAACCTGGTGGTGGAGTCGCTCAGCTCGCTGCCGTCGCTGGAGGCGCGCATCGTGGACAGCGACGGTGACGGCGTCCCGGACGAGCAGGACAACGCCACGGCCCTGAAGACCAACACCTTCCTGCGCGACAGCGACGGCGACTGCCTGAACGACGGCTTCGAGACGCGCCGCGCGGACCAGGGCTTCAAGGCCGCCAACCACCGCGACGCGCGCGGCTGCGATGTCCGCAACGCCGACGGCACCTGCCAGTGCCGCGACACGGACGGCGACGGGCTGTACCAGTCCGAGGAGAACTACCTGCGCACCCGCAGCCAGCTGGTGGACAGCGACGGCGACGGCATGCCGGACAGCCTCGAGGCGCGCTGGGGGTTGGATCCGCTCACGCCCAACGTCGCGGGGTTGGACACGGATGGCGACGGGATTCCGGACGACATGGAGCTGCGCTCGGGTTCGGACCCGACGCGCCGGGACAAGGCCTTCTTCGACAAGTACGGCTACCAGTACGAGACGCGCATCGCGGAGGTCCGCCCGGACGGCAGCATCTGCTACGACTTCACCATCACCAACCTGCAGCTGGTGTCGCCGCAGGAGCGCTCCGGTTCCCGGCAGGGCTTCAACGCCTTCAGCGTCTGGTTCGCGGAGGCGCCGGAGAGCGGCGTCGCCACCGACTACGGCGTGTGGACCAACGCCTGCGCGTGGGCGCAGTACGCGCCGCCGTCGGTGCGCGTGCCGGTGGGGCCGGAGCTGACGTTCGCGCCGAACGACTTCATCTCGACGAGCAACCTGCCGAGCCCTTGGGATGACCAGGACCGGTGCATCGGAACCCGTCCTTCGGGGGGAACGCGATGAGAAGTGTCGGTGGACGAGTCCTGGCGGGCGTGGCCGCCGCGCTGGTGGTGGTGTTCGCATGCTCGGACTCCTATCTGTACGACCCCCGCCGTGACACCGAGGTGCCGGTGGACCGGGCCATCGCGTTCGAGGGGCGCTTCTGCACGGTGGGCTCCAACGAGGTGGTGCGGCCCATCAAGCTGGTGGTCGCCATGGACGCCTCCCAGTCCATGCGCGTGAGCGACCCGGACGGCGTGCGCGCCACCGCGCTGGTGGACCTCATCGAGCACCTGCCCCAGGACCCGGAGGTGTTCATCGCCGTCGTCCTCTTCGCCGGCAGCACCACGGCGTTCCTCACGCAGACGCCGGGAAATCCCCCGGAGGATGGCTTCGTGCAGGTGTCCACGTTGGACGACGCCGCGCGCCGCAAGCTCACCGAGCAGCTCCTGACGTTCCGCAACCCGGACAACTCACCGAACCGGGACTCGACGGACTTCGTCAAGCCGCTGTCGGACATCTACTCGCTCATCAACACGGACATCGCGCGCAGTCGCCTGACGCCCGGTGGCCAGAACGCGCTGGCGCAGGCGCGCTACTCCGTCATCTTCCTGTCGGACGGCAAGCCCACCAACAACCAGGACGCGGAGCTCATCGAGGGTGACGCGGTGGTGCGCATCCACCAGCTGCGGGACCTGGTGGAGGAGGTGACGGTCAACACCGTCCACGTCTTCAACCCCACCCAGCCCGTCTCCACCAGCTGCGACCTGGCCGGCGACGGCGGCTGCCCGCTGCTGCTCATCAACCAGAACGCGGACCGCCTGTCGAAGATGGCGGAGCGGGGCGGTGGCAACTTCCGCGACTTCCGCAACAACGAGCCCATCAACTTCCTCGACTTCTCCTTCGGCCAGGTGCGCCGCTCCTTCATCGTGAAGGAGGTGGTCGCCTCCAACCTCTCCGCCGGGCCCGGCAGCCTCCTCGAGGATGCGGACACGGACGGAGACGGCCTGTCCGACGCGCGCGAGGCGGAGATCGGCACCGACCCGAACAAGGTCGACACCGACGGCGACGGCTTCAGCGACGGCGTGGAGGTGTACTTCCGGGAGCGCGGCGTGGACTTCGACCCCATCCAGGTCGCCGACCCGGACGGTGGCGGGCTGGACAAGGGCTGTCCGCCGATGCTGCGCGCGCAGGACACGGACTGCGATGGCCTGCTGGACTGCGACGAGCAGTTCATCGGCACCAACGCGTCGCTGGCGGACAGCGACCGGGACGGGGTGCCGGACGGCGTCGAGTGGCGCGGCGGCACGCAGGGCTCCAGCAACGACCTGGACGAGGACCCGGACAACGATGGCCTGACGAGCCGCGAGGAGCTGCGGCTGCACTCGGACCCGCTGGAGGTGGACACCGCGAACCTGTCGGTGGACGGCTACCGGTACGTCTTCGAGGCGGACGGGCCTCCGGACGAGCAGGGCCGCCAGTGCTACACGCTGCGCGTGGACAACGTGCTGCTGGTGCCCACCGTGGCCGCCGCGGACGACGCGGGCGTCGTCACGAAGGGCGCCGGCTACAACAACGTGGTGCTGTCCGTGGCCATGGTGCCCGCGGACGACCCGACCGCCCGCACGCTCGTGCGCAGCTTCCGGGTGGACACCGTGCGCTACCCCGTGGGTGGCATCAAGTCCCCCGCCGACGGCGTCATCCGCGTGACGCCCGAGGACTTCGTCGACGGCTGCCCCGGCCGTATCGATGAACCGACCCAGACGCCGTGAGAGTTGACGCCATCATGCCTACCTACGTCCGACTGTTGCCGCTCGCGCTCTTGACCCTGGTCGCCTGCTCGTCCGGAGGTGACGACAAGGAGGACGCCGGGACGACGGTGGTGGAGGACCTCTGCAACTCGCGCGAGGAGGCGCTGTCCCTGGCCGAGTGCGAGCTCAAGCCCGGCGTGGCGCTGGAGCGGCTGCTGGTGCTCGAGGGCGAGAAGCGGGAGGGGGACCAGGACTGGTACCGCGTCGTGCTGCCCCCCGACACCAGCGCGCGCACGCTGCTCAACATCAATGGCACCTACCTGGCCGCCAGCACCGCGGTGCAGCTGTCCATCACCGTCCTGGGGCCGCTGCCCACCGGCAAGGAGGGCGCGCTGGCGAAGAAGGACGACAAGCACGGCCAGGGCGCGCCCCGGCCGGTGGACATGGTGCTGCCCCTGCGCGACGACCTGGCGGGCAAGACGCTGCTCGTGCTGGTGCAGGACGCGCCGGACGTGGTGTCGCAGCCGAAGTTCGACGCGCGCAATCCCTACCGGTTGACGGTGACCATCACGGAGAACCCGGACGCGCACGAGCCCAATGACAGCCTCGCCCAGGCCACGCCGCTGACGCTGGCCCCTGGCACGGACGGGCTGGTGGCCACGTCGGGAGGCTTCCTGGCCACGGACGAGGACGTGGACCGCTTCACCTTCGACGCGCCGGAGGGGAAGATCATCTACGCGCGGGTCACCGCGCCGGACCGGGGCGCCGTGCCCAACTGGCGTCTGTCCTACCAGTTGCTGCAGCCCGGCTTCCTGACGAAGGAGGAGGCCGTGGACCACGAGTGGGTGTCGCCCCAGGTGCGTCCGGGCGTGCTGGCCACGGCGCGAAAGGTCGACGCGGGCCAGGGCGGCAAGTGGATGTTGGTGGTGCGCGGCTACAAGGGCAACGACGGTCAGTCCCCGGCCACCGGCGACATCCGGCAGCCCTACGAGGTGGAGGTCCGTGTCCTCGACCAGAAGGACCCCTACGACCTCGCGGTGCCGAACAACGACGACCTCGCCACCGCGTTCGCCACCGGCCTCGATGGCACGACTCCTGGCACGCCGCAGGCCAGCAAGACGTTCGAGGGGCGTCTGGCCTATCGCGAGGACGAGGACTGGTATTCCGTCCGGCTGCCTCCGAGCAGCGTGCCCACCCGCCTGCGCTATCAGTTCACGCCGCTGGCGACGGGCGGGCGCTTCCCGCCGCTGCCCGAGACGCCGACTCGTCAGGTGCTCGTGTTCACGCTGGTGACGACGAACGGCAACCTGGAGGACTGGCGCAACACCTGTCTCAACGACAACACGGTGTGCCCGAAGGGCTACTCGGAGGCACCGGACATGGTCTCGCTGGTGCGAGGCTTCTGCGAGCGCGGGGAGCTGGATGCGCCCATGTGCCTGCACTCGCTGCGCGAGGAGGTGGCGAGCAATCCCACCTTCGCCAACCTGAGCAACTTCTCCGGCGTGATTCCCGTCCGGCCCCACGACGCCAACGTCACCTACTACTTCCTGGTGCAGGACGAGGGCACGCGCTGGGCGGACGACAAGGACTACCGGCTGACCGTGTCGTGGGAGGCGGAGGACGCGGACGAGGTGAGCCGCTACGCGGGCGGGAAGACCGAGCAGGTCGTGGCCCGCACGCTGGCCTCCACCACCGCGTTCCCGGTGCCTCCGGACACGGCGGAGTTCTCCGTCACCGGCAAGCTGTCCCACGGCTACGGCCGGCTGCGCAGCGGCCAGGACCGCGTCAACGGCCGGGGCGTGCGTGGCCCCATGGACTACGACGCGGTGCCCTCGGACGTGGACTCGTACGAGTTCGCGCTCCCGGACGTCCCCGCGCCGGAGGACCGCGCGTGGCTGGTGCAGTGGGAGGTGGCGAAGGCGGGAGACGCGGGCACCGCGCCCTCCGGCCTCGCGCTGGACCTGACGTTCTGTGACGGCGACGCGGCGGCGGACGGCGGCGTGTCGGACGGTGGCTGCGTAGAGGTGAAGACGGGCAGCCGTAATCAATCCCTCACACTCGGTTACCGCTCGGACGCGCTGCGTGCCTGGCACACGCCGTCCGGTGCGTCGACGAGCAGCCTCATGCCGCTCTACACCCTGGAGGAGCGCCCCAACTCCACCGTCGTCACCCTGGCGCCGTATGCCTGCGGCTGCCTGGAGCCGCGCTTCATCCGTGGCAAGAAGATGCGCGTGGATGTCTCCGCTTCGGAGCGGACGGCCAACGAGCCGGTGGACTACACGCTGCGCACCGCCTACGGCCCGTATCCGCAGAAGTACGTGCGTGACGGTGGCGCCGAGGTCGAGTGTCCCACGGCGGACGCCGACGCGGGGACCTCGGATGGTGGCGCGCTCGGCCCGAACTGTGTCTTCACCCGCCAGCCCTGACGCTCCCGGGCGCGGTGCCATCTTCCGGATGCGCCCGCGCCCATCGCTCGCCGGGGAGCCTCGGTCCACGAGGCTCCTCGCGAGGATGACTGCCATTGGCGGAGGGCGGGGAGGTGAAGCCCGCCGCCCTCCCGCCGGAGGCGAATCACGGAGGGGAGATGCCCTCGGCGTTGAGGGTGACGACCTTCTCCGTCAGGTTGCCCGCGTTGGACGTGATGGTGAGGGTCCCCTCATACACGCGGGGCTCGCGGGGCTTGAAGCTCACCTCGACGAAGACGCGCTTGTTGGTCTCCACCTGGAGCGGCGTCTCGGACGAGAAGCCCTCGGGGAGCTTCAGCTTGAACTCCGCGGGCGCGCTCAGGGTGATGCCGGTGATGATGAGCGGGTCCTGCCCCTTGTTGGTGATGGCGAGGGAGTTGAAGTTCTCCGTGCCGATATAGGTTCCGCTCCCGAACTCGCGATTGAAAGCCATCTGGTCGCGGTCGGTGACGATTTGCGGCGCCTTGGGGATTTCCTCGCTGCTTTCCCCGCAGGCGGCGACGGAAAAGAGAATGATGGGGAGCCACGGGGTGTGCAGTCGCATGGACGTCCACTCCTCGCTAGAGGGTCAGATGATGATGAATGTTGTAACAGTGTTTCGTCGTAAGGCCCAGTGCGCAGCGGCGATTCTGTGCATGGCATTGGCGGTGGGATGTGGGGACACGCGCGATGACTTCATCGGCCCGCGTGTGAAGGATTCGTGCGACGCGACCTGGCCGGTGTGCAACCGGGTCGCCGGCTGCATCCTGGGGTCGGAGTCCTGGGCGGAGGGGCGCTTCCCGGGTCATGGACAGTTCATCGTCCAGGTGCCGGAGGCCTCCACCGTCAAGGTGAGCTTCTTCCTGGACGAGGTGACGGCGGCGGGCGAGGAGACGGTCGTCCTCTTCCACGAGGATGGCTGCCGCGCGCGCACCCGCAAGGCGGCGGCAGGCCGCGCGGTGCTGGACCAGATGGAGAAGTTCAGCGTCTTCACCCAGGAGGCGGACCTCATCGGGGTGGGGGACCACCTCATCGAGTTCGACTCGGACCTGCAGGGGCGCTACGCCGTGAAGGTGGACGTGGAGCCCCTGCGCAACCGCTAGCCTCCGGCGCGGGCGCCCGAGCGCAGCGAGCGCACCAGGTGGTCCGCCACGCGGAAGCTGTTGGCGGCGATGGTGAGCGTGGAGGGCACGCTTCCGCCCGTGGGCATGAAGCTGCCGTCCACGACATAGAGGTTGGGCACCTCGTGCGCGCGGCAGTACTTGTCGAGCACGGACGCGGAGGCGTCGTCGCCGAAGCGGCAGGTGCCGTGCTGGAGGATGGTGGTCTCGCCCGTGGTGTTGGTGCGCTTCACCTCGTCGGGCTCCAGCCGCAGCAGCACCTCCTCGCCCCGGTCGACGAGGAAGCGCGTGGCGACGAGGTCCTGTGGGTGGCGCTCCACGGTGATGGCCGCCACGGGGATGCCGTAGCGGTCCTTCACGCCCGGCTCCACGGTGACGTAGGTGCCCGGGGTGGGGAGGAACTCCGCGTACACCTCGAACTGGAGGATGCGCGAATCGCGATAGGCCCGCATCCGGTCCTTCAATTCCTTGCCGAAGACGGCGGACGCTCCGCTGCCCGCCAGCCCCGTGGCGGCGTGGATGGGATTGGGATGCGTCCACATGAAGCCCAGCGTGCCGCCCTTTCGGAAGCCGAAGCGGGCATCCGGCATCAGGTAGAAGTCCTGGATGCTGCGGTTGACGAAGGGCGCGGGGTCCTTCAGCCACGGGCGCTGCTGTGCCTGACGCGACAGCCGGAACGTCGCCTGCGCCTCTCCGAACGAGCTGAACGTGAGGTTCCTTCCCACCAGCCCGCTGCCGTTGGCCAGCCCCCGGGGGAAGCGGCTGGAGGTGGAGTTGAGCAGCAGCCGCGCGCTCTCCACCGCCGTGCACGACACGATGACGACCTTTGCGGGCTGCTCCTGGGTGACCCCATCCGGGCCCACGTAGACGACGCCGCGAGCGCGGCCCCGGCGGTCCACTTCCACGGAGCGCGCCATGCATCCGGGACGCACGCTCACGTTGCCGGTGGCGATGGCGGCGGGGATGAGGCTGGCGTTCGTCCCGCTCTTGGCCCCCATCTCACAGCCATAGCTGCCGCACAGCGCGCAGTACGCGCACGGCGCGCGTCCCTTGTAGGGCCGGCTGATGATGCCGCGCGCGGTGGGCAGGGCGTGCCAGCCCATGGCCGCGCACGCCTTGTCGATTTCGCCCGCCACCGGGTGTACGTCCAGCGGTGGCAGCGGATACGGGCCCGCGCGGGGCTCGGCGAACGGGTGGGGCACCGCGTGGCCCGACACGCCCAGCTCCACCTCCGCCTTGTCGTAGAAGGGCGCCAGCTCCTCGTAGGAGATGGGCCAGTCCTCCACCGTGCTGCCGGGCACCGCGCCCAGCGTGCTCCGCAGCCGGAAGTCCACTGGCTTGAGCCGGTAGAAGAAGCCGCTCATGTGGACGGTGCCACCGCCCACGCAGTTGGCCGTCCACGCCGCGGAGCTCTTCTCGTAGCGCTCGCGCGCCCCGTGCCGGAACAGGTGCGGCTCCTCCCAGGGCATCGGCATGAAGAAGTTGCGCCGGCTGTTGAGGATTTCATCGTGGATGAAGTCCTGGGGCCGGTAGTGCGGGCCCTTCTCCAGCACGACGACCTTGAAGCCCGCGCGCCCCAGCTCCAGCGCCATGGGCGCGCCGCCCGCGCCGCTGCCGATGATGCAGACGTCGACCTCGGGGAGGCTCACCGGTGGACCCCGCACTCACGCAGGCACTTTGGCCCGTCGTAGCCTTCCGGGGGCGCCATGGCCACGGTGCCCACGGCGTCGAACCCCATCAGGCGCCAGCCCACGCGCCCCTTGTTGCCGCCGTAGGAGGGGTCCCCCAGGAAGCCCTCCAGGGACAACACGGTGAGCAGCTCGAAGAAGTACGCCTCTCCGCTCCTGGCGGGGCTGTCCTTGAAGAGGGTGAGCAGCTCGTCCTGCCGCGCGGGCGTCAGCGCGGCGAAGCCCTGCTGGAACATGCTCTGGGCGCGGCGCTCCAGCGCGGCCAGCCCCTCGAGGAAGTCGCTCCGGACGTGCTCCATCTCCGGTGTCTGGAGGATGCGGTCGATGTAGACGGGCACGTCCGCGTCGAGCGCGCCGGGGTCCTCATCGCGAGGGAGGATGCGCTCGGCGGCGGCGGCGACCACGGCGTACTCGAAGGACGAGAAAGTCCGTGGTGTCTTCCCCTCACTTCCGCGCGCCAGGGGACCGGGGTCCTTGGGGGGCGTCTTGGCGGCGTCCTCGGACGGGCGTTTGCATGCCATGGGCCCGAGCAGCAC
It contains:
- the mtsD gene encoding cell-cell cohesion protein MtsD; translated protein: MHRLVRLPLFAAGLLAAGLLSCSDSMLESKVDPLSQLDDRLTLQGRVCTRPPSPSGFPVKVVVVIDESGSMCVSDPPGAQLDSGFCQRAEVQAIIPPGVTEPARVRALKRLVAQFREVNAQGGNVQVSVAPFETNVRNVWPPSTASERFARPDTNIDSYIEGLQSQLGKGTDYQGALSYAYGIIASDIQKVSTENPELLPRTRYVVVFLTDGTPYPRCSATDNLSVYASPDNPDLTWADSIVSFCNATNTTDQIDGFEIGTDRNQNYQLFSYVRRLMELKDQYNVGDVRMHTVLLFNQEAVRACGPICQEIYGIYPGVPQAQYPEAAKKIASWLLKRFAEMGNGVYQEFNDTSEISNLGLGALDYSSFASRNVMKNLVVESLSSLPSLEARIVDSDGDGVPDEQDNATALKTNTFLRDSDGDCLNDGFETRRADQGFKAANHRDARGCDVRNADGTCQCRDTDGDGLYQSEENYLRTRSQLVDSDGDGMPDSLEARWGLDPLTPNVAGLDTDGDGIPDDMELRSGSDPTRRDKAFFDKYGYQYETRIAEVRPDGSICYDFTITNLQLVSPQERSGSRQGFNAFSVWFAEAPESGVATDYGVWTNACAWAQYAPPSVRVPVGPELTFAPNDFISTSNLPSPWDDQDRCIGTRPSGGTR
- a CDS encoding VWA domain-containing protein codes for the protein MRSVGGRVLAGVAAALVVVFACSDSYLYDPRRDTEVPVDRAIAFEGRFCTVGSNEVVRPIKLVVAMDASQSMRVSDPDGVRATALVDLIEHLPQDPEVFIAVVLFAGSTTAFLTQTPGNPPEDGFVQVSTLDDAARRKLTEQLLTFRNPDNSPNRDSTDFVKPLSDIYSLINTDIARSRLTPGGQNALAQARYSVIFLSDGKPTNNQDAELIEGDAVVRIHQLRDLVEEVTVNTVHVFNPTQPVSTSCDLAGDGGCPLLLINQNADRLSKMAERGGGNFRDFRNNEPINFLDFSFGQVRRSFIVKEVVASNLSAGPGSLLEDADTDGDGLSDAREAEIGTDPNKVDTDGDGFSDGVEVYFRERGVDFDPIQVADPDGGGLDKGCPPMLRAQDTDCDGLLDCDEQFIGTNASLADSDRDGVPDGVEWRGGTQGSSNDLDEDPDNDGLTSREELRLHSDPLEVDTANLSVDGYRYVFEADGPPDEQGRQCYTLRVDNVLLVPTVAAADDAGVVTKGAGYNNVVLSVAMVPADDPTARTLVRSFRVDTVRYPVGGIKSPADGVIRVTPEDFVDGCPGRIDEPTQTP
- a CDS encoding GMC family oxidoreductase — translated: MSLPEVDVCIIGSGAGGAPMALELGRAGFKVVVLEKGPHYRPQDFIHDEILNSRRNFFMPMPWEEPHLFRHGARERYEKSSAAWTANCVGGGTVHMSGFFYRLKPVDFRLRSTLGAVPGSTVEDWPISYEELAPFYDKAEVELGVSGHAVPHPFAEPRAGPYPLPPLDVHPVAGEIDKACAAMGWHALPTARGIISRPYKGRAPCAYCALCGSYGCEMGAKSGTNASLIPAAIATGNVSVRPGCMARSVEVDRRGRARGVVYVGPDGVTQEQPAKVVIVSCTAVESARLLLNSTSSRFPRGLANGSGLVGRNLTFSSFGEAQATFRLSRQAQQRPWLKDPAPFVNRSIQDFYLMPDARFGFRKGGTLGFMWTHPNPIHAATGLAGSGASAVFGKELKDRMRAYRDSRILQFEVYAEFLPTPGTYVTVEPGVKDRYGIPVAAITVERHPQDLVATRFLVDRGEEVLLRLEPDEVKRTNTTGETTILQHGTCRFGDDASASVLDKYCRAHEVPNLYVVDGSFMPTGGSVPSTLTIAANSFRVADHLVRSLRSGARAGG
- a CDS encoding gluconate 2-dehydrogenase subunit 3 family protein translates to MARARAPRRRLTRRSFIQRLTFLGGGVVLLGPMACKRPSEDAAKTPPKDPGPLARGSEGKTPRTFSSFEYAVVAAAAERILPRDEDPGALDADVPVYIDRILQTPEMEHVRSDFLEGLAALERRAQSMFQQGFAALTPARQDELLTLFKDSPARSGEAYFFELLTVLSLEGFLGDPSYGGNKGRVGWRLMGFDAVGTVAMAPPEGYDGPKCLRECGVHR